A single genomic interval of Desulfovibrio intestinalis harbors:
- a CDS encoding response regulator: protein MAQAQHEICRILLVDDHKLLMEGVRSLLAPYAHLRVVGMALSGGEAVALAASLAPHLMVLDLGMPGMNGVETARAVLEVRPGTRILIYTGHEDQRWLPELLDIGIMGHVRKSEQPGVLLRAIESVRQGEIFLSFSDPGGRLAALLRERRQAADDFGGEGAGDLSALSPREKEIFRLLADGQSIKAIAGDLHISPKTVETHKYNLLTKLQAGSVGDLVKIAIRHGLLKV from the coding sequence ATGGCACAGGCGCAACATGAAATTTGCCGCATTTTGCTGGTAGATGACCACAAACTGCTGATGGAAGGCGTGCGCAGCCTGCTGGCTCCCTACGCTCATCTGCGGGTAGTGGGTATGGCGCTTTCAGGTGGAGAAGCCGTGGCTCTGGCCGCATCCTTGGCTCCGCACCTTATGGTTCTGGACTTGGGCATGCCCGGCATGAACGGTGTTGAAACAGCTCGCGCCGTGCTCGAAGTACGCCCTGGAACACGCATTCTTATTTATACCGGGCATGAGGATCAGCGCTGGCTGCCGGAACTTCTTGATATCGGCATCATGGGCCATGTGCGCAAATCTGAACAGCCGGGTGTGCTTTTGCGCGCCATTGAAAGTGTGCGCCAGGGTGAAATATTCCTGAGTTTTTCCGACCCCGGGGGGCGTCTGGCGGCCCTGTTGCGAGAGCGCCGTCAGGCCGCAGATGATTTTGGCGGCGAAGGGGCTGGCGACCTGAGTGCTCTTTCGCCTCGGGAAAAGGAAATATTCCGCCTTCTGGCAGACGGCCAGAGCATCAAGGCCATTGCTGGCGATCTGCACATAAGCCCCAAAACCGTTGAAACCCACAAGTATAACCTGCTCACCAAGCTGCAGGCCGGATCTGTGGGGGATCTGGTCAAGATTGCCATCCGCCACGGTCTGCTCAAGGTCTGA
- a CDS encoding sulfite exporter TauE/SafE family protein codes for MACVFREYLKRGARDYAAMLVLLPVMLFLLLAAPMAALAQNGDQVQPAAQSSAPASSSADVVAPATAAPADAAALQTAQPTAQAADMAPVDNHPWWFWPLALLGFCFILGIIAVMAGVGGGVLFVPLVSGFFPFHLDFVRGAGLLVALAGALAAGPGLLRRNFANLRLALPVALIASACAIVGAMLGLALPTHIIQTCLGGTILAIAVLLLLSKNSVRPVVNKQDAISVALGMDGVFLEPSTGEVVEWKTHRTLAGLLLFIVIGIMAGMFGLGAGWANVPVLNLLMGAPLKVSVGTSKFLLSITDTSAAWVYLNQGCVIPLMAIPSIVGLMLGSVVGVRLLAVAKPKFIRYMVIFVLLFSGVKALMKGLGW; via the coding sequence ATGGCCTGTGTTTTTCGTGAATACCTCAAAAGAGGCGCAAGGGACTATGCGGCAATGCTCGTGCTGTTGCCCGTCATGCTTTTTCTGCTTTTAGCCGCACCAATGGCGGCCTTGGCCCAGAATGGGGATCAGGTCCAACCCGCTGCACAGAGTTCGGCTCCTGCTTCCAGTTCCGCTGACGTTGTGGCTCCCGCCACAGCTGCTCCGGCGGATGCGGCAGCCCTTCAGACCGCGCAACCCACTGCACAGGCTGCTGACATGGCCCCGGTGGATAACCATCCCTGGTGGTTCTGGCCCCTTGCTTTGCTGGGGTTCTGCTTCATTCTTGGCATAATTGCCGTTATGGCCGGGGTAGGCGGCGGCGTGCTTTTTGTGCCGCTGGTTAGCGGCTTCTTCCCCTTCCATCTAGACTTCGTGCGCGGTGCTGGTCTGCTGGTTGCTCTGGCAGGCGCATTGGCTGCTGGTCCCGGTTTGCTGCGTCGTAATTTCGCAAATTTGCGCCTGGCTCTCCCCGTGGCGCTGATCGCGTCTGCCTGCGCCATTGTGGGCGCCATGCTGGGGCTGGCCCTGCCCACGCATATCATTCAGACCTGCCTTGGCGGTACCATTTTAGCCATCGCCGTGCTCTTGTTGCTTTCCAAAAACTCCGTTCGGCCCGTGGTGAACAAGCAGGATGCCATTAGTGTGGCCCTGGGCATGGATGGAGTTTTTCTTGAGCCCAGCACAGGTGAAGTGGTGGAATGGAAAACCCACCGCACGCTGGCGGGCCTTCTGCTCTTTATTGTTATTGGTATTATGGCGGGTATGTTCGGCCTTGGAGCCGGATGGGCCAACGTGCCGGTGCTCAACCTGCTCATGGGCGCGCCGCTCAAGGTAAGTGTGGGCACATCCAAGTTCCTTCTTTCCATTACGGATACTTCCGCTGCCTGGGTTTACCTTAATCAGGGCTGCGTTATTCCCCTTATGGCAATTCCCTCCATTGTGGGTCTCATGCTCGGTTCAGTGGTCGGTGTGCGCCTGCTTGCCGTGGCCAAGCCCAAATTCATCCGCTACATGGTGATTTTTGTGCTTCTTTTCTCCGGCGTCAAAGCCCTCATGAAGGGCCTGGGCTGGTAG
- a CDS encoding DUF1634 domain-containing protein, whose amino-acid sequence MNTMDVKNEIKASPAQLRYADTLFYGSLIGFVTMLITYALYVFGVLEPQIPLDEMPRLWTHSAAAYRAAGNIPQGWGWLALVGKGDICNFLGIAFLAALTIFCFVQLAWSLARRKQWLMMCIAIAEVLVLSLAASGVLVAGAH is encoded by the coding sequence ATGAATACTATGGATGTTAAGAACGAAATCAAGGCTTCACCGGCGCAACTGCGCTATGCTGATACGCTGTTCTACGGTTCACTCATCGGCTTTGTGACGATGCTGATCACGTATGCGCTCTATGTGTTTGGCGTGCTTGAACCGCAGATTCCCCTTGATGAAATGCCGCGCCTGTGGACGCACAGCGCTGCCGCCTACCGTGCTGCCGGAAATATTCCTCAGGGCTGGGGCTGGCTTGCTCTCGTAGGTAAAGGCGATATATGCAACTTTTTGGGCATAGCCTTTCTAGCGGCCCTGACGATCTTCTGCTTTGTGCAGCTTGCCTGGAGCTTGGCCCGGCGCAAGCAGTGGCTCATGATGTGTATTGCCATTGCTGAAGTGCTGGTACTGAGTTTGGCTGCGTCCGGCGTTCTGGTAGCTGGGGCGCATTAG
- a CDS encoding sensor histidine kinase: protein MFAVIKNTFAHLLEVPEAVSPARYRSLRRLMTMLMVVVSVTPLLLLSGISHVQYTRTLEREMESPIYALARKSQAALELYLGERESTVSFIAHAYTFKDLADERTLNRVFLSLRSEFQGFVDMGLVNSEGMQISYIGPYKLKGVDYAGKPWLRETEIKSRYLSNVFLGYRGYPHMVIAVHRMEESGLSWTLRVAVDTLRLQQVLSAVGPEQDTDVFLVDREGVLQTDSHLYGKALDPCPLPVPQATAETVVRTVTEPSGRKLMVASCGLAGTDFTLLAVKPVADAFRPWTALRTELLLVLCGGVALIVLVSQLLMKQLVNRLQASDERRVAVFAQMEHNQKLSSIGRLAAGVAHEVNNPLAVIYEKAGLARDLINMGKVCEESKDKERLNSLLEGIESTVERARGITHRLLGFARRMEANRQSLHIEEVITETLSFLEREAKNRGVKLEMDLAANLPEIVSDRGQLQQIFLNIVGNALDAVTGCPLPSDTKDGQQRFVKVQCVPAGECALEVTVRDNGKGMPQEVLRHIFEPFYSTKKDKGTGLGMFITYGIVRRLGGEIFVESEEGRGSTVRVTLPLTPPDGSVEV from the coding sequence ATGTTTGCCGTCATAAAAAACACGTTCGCGCATTTGCTGGAAGTGCCCGAGGCCGTATCCCCGGCCCGGTACCGCTCTCTCCGGCGGCTTATGACCATGCTTATGGTGGTGGTGTCTGTAACGCCGCTGCTTTTGCTCTCGGGCATAAGCCATGTGCAGTATACCAGAACTCTGGAACGCGAGATGGAAAGTCCCATCTATGCGTTGGCCCGCAAGTCTCAAGCGGCGCTGGAGCTTTATCTGGGCGAACGTGAATCCACAGTTAGCTTTATCGCCCATGCTTATACTTTTAAGGATCTGGCGGATGAGCGCACTCTCAACAGGGTGTTCCTGTCACTGAGAAGTGAATTTCAGGGCTTTGTGGATATGGGGCTGGTAAATTCCGAGGGCATGCAGATTTCCTACATAGGGCCGTACAAGCTCAAGGGCGTGGACTATGCGGGCAAGCCCTGGCTGCGTGAAACAGAGATCAAGAGCCGTTATCTGAGCAATGTTTTTCTGGGGTACCGCGGCTATCCGCATATGGTCATAGCCGTTCACAGAATGGAAGAAAGCGGCCTTTCGTGGACCTTGCGGGTGGCGGTCGATACTTTGCGCCTGCAACAGGTGCTCTCCGCTGTGGGGCCGGAACAGGATACCGACGTTTTTCTTGTAGACAGAGAGGGAGTCTTGCAGACAGACTCCCACCTTTACGGCAAAGCTCTGGATCCCTGCCCCCTGCCCGTACCTCAGGCTACCGCTGAAACAGTTGTGCGCACCGTGACCGAACCGTCCGGGCGTAAACTTATGGTTGCCTCGTGCGGGCTGGCTGGCACGGATTTTACGCTGCTGGCGGTCAAACCTGTGGCTGATGCCTTCCGTCCCTGGACGGCTTTGCGCACCGAGCTGCTGCTTGTTCTTTGCGGTGGTGTGGCCCTTATCGTTCTGGTGTCGCAACTGCTCATGAAGCAACTCGTCAACAGGCTGCAGGCCAGTGACGAGCGCCGTGTGGCAGTTTTCGCCCAGATGGAGCACAACCAGAAGCTTTCTTCCATTGGCAGACTGGCAGCCGGGGTGGCCCACGAGGTAAACAACCCGTTGGCGGTCATTTATGAAAAAGCTGGCCTGGCGCGTGATCTCATCAACATGGGCAAGGTGTGCGAAGAGAGCAAGGACAAGGAAAGGCTTAATTCGTTGCTGGAAGGCATTGAAAGCACAGTAGAAAGGGCGCGTGGCATTACTCACAGGCTGTTGGGCTTCGCCCGGCGAATGGAGGCCAACAGGCAGAGCCTGCACATTGAAGAAGTCATTACTGAAACGCTGTCTTTTCTTGAGCGTGAAGCCAAAAACAGGGGCGTAAAGTTGGAGATGGATCTGGCCGCCAACCTGCCCGAAATTGTATCAGATCGTGGTCAATTGCAGCAGATTTTTTTGAATATTGTGGGCAACGCTCTGGATGCTGTGACGGGCTGCCCGCTTCCCAGCGACACCAAGGACGGGCAGCAACGCTTTGTGAAAGTGCAATGCGTTCCGGCGGGAGAATGCGCGCTTGAAGTGACCGTGCGCGATAATGGCAAAGGCATGCCTCAGGAAGTGTTGCGACATATCTTTGAGCCGTTCTATTCTACCAAAAAAGATAAGGGCACGGGGCTTGGCATGTTTATCACCTACGGCATTGTGCGCCGGCTTGGCGGTGAAATCTTCGTGGAGAGCGAAGAAGGCCGCGGCAGCACAGTGCGTGTAACCCTGCCCCTGACCCCGCCCGACGGCTCTGTGGAGGTATAG
- a CDS encoding response regulator transcription factor, with amino-acid sequence MALRILLADDEKDFVETLAERLELRGHSVRVVFDGIAALNAAAEDTPDVVVLDLLMPGLPGDEVLRRLKNVQPGLPIILLTGHEVVDDTGLSPVCQAYACLTKPLSFNVFLETLESAVREGRAAESRQGGRS; translated from the coding sequence ATGGCGCTGCGCATACTTCTTGCTGATGACGAAAAAGACTTTGTGGAAACCCTTGCGGAAAGACTTGAATTGCGCGGGCACAGCGTGCGTGTGGTTTTTGACGGCATTGCTGCCCTGAATGCCGCCGCTGAAGATACGCCCGATGTGGTGGTGCTAGATTTGCTTATGCCCGGTCTGCCTGGCGATGAAGTCTTGCGCCGCCTCAAAAATGTTCAGCCCGGTCTGCCCATAATTCTGCTCACTGGGCATGAAGTTGTGGATGACACGGGCTTGTCCCCAGTTTGCCAGGCCTATGCCTGCCTTACCAAGCCATTGAGTTTCAACGTATTTCTTGAAACTTTGGAATCCGCCGTTCGCGAAGGCCGCGCGGCCGAGTCCCGCCAAGGAGGCCGTTCATGA
- a CDS encoding sensor histidine kinase: MNTSQCTARLLASAVHDMRNVLAVIRESAGLAQDLAALADASGSGKTGGNSDAAAGQQRLGLALTEVQRSVGQGAALAEAMDYLAQSGGAESGEHGGPCDLVRVNRSFCLLAARQARAAQINLVSGESAEPVWAAVPPMDVLRALLEIFDLCASVGGQVQLRFTAGRRQKEEGIVVEVLEGANRELALAAMTGSPMLSGMRPGWRAALMPWREQGPRFFLSLSACDSDAA, encoded by the coding sequence ATGAATACCAGTCAATGCACGGCACGCCTCTTGGCCTCGGCAGTACACGACATGCGCAACGTGCTTGCGGTGATTCGCGAGTCTGCCGGGCTTGCGCAAGATCTGGCCGCACTGGCAGACGCTTCTGGCAGTGGAAAAACCGGGGGCAATAGTGATGCAGCCGCCGGGCAGCAAAGGCTTGGGTTAGCACTGACCGAAGTGCAGCGTTCAGTGGGGCAGGGAGCAGCCTTGGCGGAAGCTATGGATTACCTGGCTCAATCTGGCGGTGCGGAAAGCGGCGAGCATGGCGGCCCCTGCGATCTTGTTCGCGTTAACCGCAGTTTTTGCCTGTTGGCAGCGCGGCAGGCCCGCGCGGCCCAGATAAACCTTGTAAGCGGCGAAAGCGCAGAACCTGTTTGGGCGGCGGTGCCCCCAATGGATGTGCTGCGCGCCCTGCTTGAAATTTTCGACCTTTGTGCTTCCGTTGGCGGTCAGGTGCAGCTGCGCTTTACCGCCGGGCGACGGCAGAAGGAAGAAGGCATTGTGGTGGAAGTGCTGGAAGGGGCCAATCGTGAGCTGGCCCTGGCTGCCATGACAGGCAGCCCCATGCTCAGCGGTATGCGCCCCGGCTGGCGGGCAGCGCTCATGCCGTGGCGTGAACAGGGACCGCGCTTCTTTCTTTCACTTTCCGCCTGCGATTCAGATGCAGCATAA
- a CDS encoding response regulator codes for MTKEDIKILLVDDEKQFVDTLAERLAMRGFAARVAYDGPEALRAVEHATDVIVLDLRMPGMDGFEVLRNVKKSNPQVQVIILTGHGGDAEEQTAYRMGAYNFLRKPMDIDELLSSIRMAYRDKLENAMVAVSLAEGGDFDSARDVLNEKDILQDHEK; via the coding sequence ATGACCAAGGAAGACATCAAGATCCTGCTGGTGGACGATGAAAAACAATTCGTGGACACGCTGGCCGAGCGTCTTGCCATGCGCGGTTTTGCCGCCAGAGTGGCTTACGACGGGCCTGAAGCACTGCGTGCTGTTGAACATGCCACGGACGTTATCGTGCTCGACCTGCGCATGCCCGGCATGGACGGTTTTGAAGTGCTGCGCAATGTGAAGAAAAGCAATCCGCAGGTGCAGGTCATCATCCTGACCGGGCACGGCGGTGATGCCGAAGAACAGACCGCCTACCGCATGGGCGCTTACAACTTCCTGCGCAAACCTATGGATATTGACGAACTGCTCAGCAGCATCCGTATGGCTTACCGGGACAAGCTGGAAAATGCCATGGTGGCAGTGTCATTGGCTGAAGGCGGCGACTTTGATTCCGCCCGCGATGTGCTGAACGAAAAGGATATCCTGCAAGATCACGAAAAATAG